From the Paenibacillus tianjinensis genome, the window CGGCCCGTAAACTCATCGACGATGACAACCTCATCACCATTCACTACATAGTCTACATCACGGCGCATAATTACATTAGCCTTGAGTGCCTGGACGATATGATGATTAAGTGTTACATGACTATGATCATAAAGGTTCTCAACACCAAAAGCGCGTTCAGCCGTAGCGACGCCCTTCTCTGTCAAAGCCACCGATTTCACTTTGATATCTACTGTGTAGTCTTCTTCAGCAGTCAGCTTCTTCACGAAGCGGTCTGCAGCGTAATACAGTTCTGTCGATTTCTCGGCTTGTCCGGAAATAATAAGCGGAGTCCGCGCTTCATCGATTAGAATGGAGTCCACTTCATCAATAATACAGAAATATAGCGGGCGTTGAACCATTTGCTCCTTATAGAGCACCATGTTGTCACGCAAGTAGTCAAAGCCGAATTCATTGTTGGTGCCGTACGTAATATCGCAGGCATAGGCTTGTTGTTTATCAGCATGGTCCATGCCGTTCAGGTTCACCCCAACCGTCATGCCCAGGAAGTTATAAATTTGTGCCATTTGCGCACTGTCGCGCTGTGCCAAATAATCATTTACCGTTACGACATGCACACCCTTACCGAGCAATGCATTCAAGTAGACCGGCAATGTCCCTACCAGGGTCTTACCTTCACCTGTCTTCATCTCGGAGATCCGGCCTTCATGCAGCGCCATACCTCCAACTAGCTGTACGTCAAAATGCCGCATGCCCAGCGTCCGTTTGGAAGCTTCGCGTACGGTTGCAAATGCCTCAGGAAGAATTTCCTCAAGGGTCTCGCCTTTTTCGATCCGGGCACGGAATTCTTCGGTCTTAGCCTTGAGCGCTTCATCCGAGAGCGCTACGAAATCCGGCTCCATCGCATTAATTACTTCGACCGTCTTCATCAGACGTTTGACATCGCGTTCGTTGGTGTCACCGAATATTTTCTTTACAAGTCCTAGCATGGTTAACCCCTTTCATGCAACACAGATGGTGGAATCGAGCCCATCCTCACTAATATTGAAAGGGCCATATATTATTTCGATTCCGCTGCTTCATAAATTGTAACAGTTTGTAAGAGAAGCCGCAATACGAGTAGCTGTAACCTTATTTGGCAAAATATAAGAAGCTGAACTTTCTTCCCCTTCTATATACGCACAAGAGCCCTATTCGCTGAAGCGAATAGGGGCTCGGTTAATTGTCTTAGTCATACTGATGCGAAGAAAACATTCCCAGTATCTACATTTGAGTATTTACAGGTCTAGTTCTGTTCGATCAGGCCGTACTTTCCATCATTCCGTTTGTAAACAACACTCACTTCAGAAGTGTCAATGTTGGAGAATACAAAGAAATTATGTCCAACCATGTTCATTTGCAGAATCGCTTCCTCGACATCCATAGGCTTCAAGGTGAAGCGCTTGTTCCGCACAACTTCCAAATCATCATAATCCTGTTCCTCTACAGCAACAGTGCTTGGGGGTCCCTCCACAAACAGGGTCTTCAGACTGCCTTCCTGGCGGAACTTACGATTGAGTTTGGTCTTATGCTTGCGAATTTGACGTTCCAGCTTGTCCACGACAGCATCAATGGAAGCATACATATCGTCGCTGCGATCCTCGGCACGAAGCGTAACACCCGCCAGTGGAATGGTTACTTCCACCGTATGAAGGCCACGAACAACGCCAAGCGTCACAAATCCTTCTGAGGTAGGGGGTGCATCGAAATACTTCTCAAGTCTGCTGAGCTTCTTATCAACATAGTCTCTCAAAGCGTCGGTCACTTCAATTTGTTGACCTCGAATGCTGAATTGCATGGGCACTCCTCCTTTGTTTACGTTCTCATTATACCAAATTGTCAGGCCTAAGTAAAAAGCAATTCATTACAGACTTTACATTTACCTTACATATGTCCAATTTTCTTTTATTTTACAAACAGAAGGTCCGGAAAGGGCAATCCTTTCCCCCCTTATCCGGACCTAGTCTGGCTTATAGTATTATTCCTGACCCTTGAATTATACAATCAAAAATTCGTCTTACCAATTATTCATTTCCTCACAGCCGCCATTTCTTATGGCTATTTGGTATGAATCCGCAGAATTTCTACGGGCGACCATGAGCTGCCACTGCCTGTGATGACATATACCTTATAATCGGTGTGGGCAGAAAGTCCGCTTAACGTTAGCGTTTGTCTAACCCCTGGAGCTGGAGCCGGCGAAATAGTGCCTGTCCACGGTGCACTCAACTGAACGCCACTGCTATTTTGACCGGCAGCAACCTGCGCTGCGCTAGGATCGGCAGCATTAGCCGGCAGTACAACATATCTTACCGGAGCAGATGCGCCTCCGGCCTGACCATAGGTTACATAGACATCGGCTGTCACAGTCCCCATAGAGCCCGGGCTAAGCTCTGTAATCGCCGTTGCGCCGCCTGGAGCTGTAGTCAAACGCAGGGTTGATACAGCCGACCAGCTTCCAACAGAATCCGAAAGTGCGATATAAGCCGCATACTCGGTATTCGCCTGCAATCCATAAACGGAGAAAGCTACAGTCGTATTACCAGTTGCTGCTACTTTTCCATAGTTTACTCCTGCAGTTCCTGTACTGGTCAGGCCATTCTGAATCTGCAGGGTACTTGGCACTGCCGCAGTACTGCTATAAGGGGCAACCACATAATAAACTGCCCCCGTCACTGACGGTGTCAGATATACGTCTGCTGTAACAGAACCGACATGACCATAAGTAATATTGCTAACCGTTGGAGCAGTGGTTCCTCCACCGCCACCTCCGCCACCGCTTCCCCCACCAGTTGTACTTGTAGGCGTTGGTGTTGGGGTTGGCGTAGCTGTTGCTGATGGAGTAGGTGTAGGTGTTACCGGATTACCTGAACCGCTAGGCTTGTTAGCTGCTGAATTGCCAATGATACCTACGGCCTCAGCTCTTGTCAGAGGTCTCTTAGGCCCGAAGGTTCCATCCGGGTAACCGTTGATGATGTTCTTAGCTGCCGCAGCTGCGACTGCACCTTTGGCCCATGAAGCAATTTGGGCGCTGTCCTTGAACGTAAGTGAGGTGTTGCTGGTATCCAAGCTAAGAAGCTTGGCAGTAATTACGGCAGCTTCCTGACGGGTAAGCGGACTGGCAGAACGGAATGTATTGTTCTCATAGCCGCCGATGTATCCGGCTTTTACGGCTTTTGCCACTTCGCTATAAGCCCAGTTGGAGCTCTTAAGATCTTTGAACGCAATAGATGCCGTTTCCGTGAACCCAAACAGGCGATTCACCAGGGCAACATATTCCCCGCGGGTGATAGGCTTATTCGGCTTTACAGTGCCGTCAGCATACCCTTGCAAATAACCCTTATTGAGCCAATCCTGCAGTTGGTTTTGTGCCCAGTGGCCTTGAATATCCTTGGCAGCCGGTGCAGCTGAGACACTACCAAGAGCCCCGAACAACATAGTGACTCCAAGCAAACCAGTCATCAAACCGCGCAATGCTTTCTTCATCTTCATTCTGCTGTCCATCCTCCTAAAAGTTTTGTGAGCATAGCCTGCCGACTAGCACCCTACAAAAGCGACACTGGAAGCGTATGCTTAAAATTGGTGAGCCTCCGCTTTGTATAAACACTTGTTCAAAACCTGCTTCGGAAGCATACTATTAGTTCTGTCAGCTTAGGCAGTATGAATTTATTCAGACACCGCTTATTGTGGAACCATTATCCGTAGTGCATGGGCTTTAGCATCACTATACGTCTATCGCTAATTACATCATTTTTAACTATACGCCTAAGCTGCGATAAGTCTGCATCGAGGCAAGAACGTAGGCCCAACATCTGTCATTACCCAGATTTTGCATTACTCTAACATAAATATGGAAATCCATGTGAGGTTTTCACTTTTCGCACCCTTTTCCGCACAACAAAAAAAGACCTCGGGAAAATCCCAAGGTCTGTGCTAGCGTAGTCTCAATTGCTAACCATCTACCATATATGTAGGTCGGCTGCGCCGGATGATTATAATTTGATGACGTTAGCTGCTTGTGGTCCGCGTGCGCCTTCTACGATATCAAACTCTACGGATTGACCTTCATCCAAAGTCTTGAAACCGTCAGTTTGGATTGCGGAGAAGTGTACGAATACGTCGCCACCGTCGGCAGTTTCGATGAAACCATAACCTTTTTCTGCGTTAAACCATTTAACTTTACCTTCCATTGATTAAACATTCCCTTCGTCATCAGATGAACGTGAGTCTTGCTCACAATTCGACTATACCACCGCGGCTTCTCTATTGTCAATTGGAAAAGTAAATGTTTACTTTCAATAATTTACCATTCGTTAATTTAAAAATAAAGTAGCTTAAACTGTGATCATTTCATCAAAAAAGGAGCAGACGCTTTATAATACCCGTCTGCTCCTGAGATGAAACATCAGGAAATTATTATTTTTTGCGGTCCATTAGGATGCTGTCTGGAGCGTACGAAGCCTCATAGGCACTGCGTTGCGCCTTGGCTTGGTTACGCTTCTGCAGAAGCTCTCGCGCTTCCAGCCGATGGGCATTCATCCGGGCCACAATAGCAGAATCATGTTCCATGATTCGACCTAGTACTTCCTTCTGTTCAGAAGTCATCTGACAGTTCTCGACTTCTTTTCCTATAGCATCGACAAGATTCTGCCGTTCATTTACGAAGTTCTCCAGTTCCTCATATGGGGCATCCATTAGCCTGGAAACCATAGTTTGAGTAAGCTCTTCAAGCTCCTCCAGCAGCTTATCCATGTTGAAGGTCTTGTCCAGCGGTCATCTTGGCTGCTTGAGCGAAGGTCTGGCGTAGATCCACAAGGTAACCAATCGCCTCTTCAGCTTCAGCCTTGGATTTCTTAATATTGGATTGGATGAAGAGATAGTTGATATATTCGTATAGAGGTGCCAAGGTTTTGGCGACATCATACTTTCGATCAAGGGTTGTAAGGAGTTCATTCACTATAGTCTGAGCCTTACCTAGAAAAGTGCTAACTTTCTCAAAATCATGTTCGTCAATACCTTCTATCCCGGTTTTCGCAAAACGGATGGCTCCATCAAACAACATCAGTAGCAGTTGTGACGGACTGGAAGTCTGTACAGATGATTGGCGGTACTTATCGTAAGGAGATGTAATCATTGTATTCACCTTTCTTTTCCTTAGGCTTAAGAGGACATGTAGCTGGCTAGGCTGGAAGACTGACTGTTATATTGACTGATTGCTGTTTCCATGGCTGTAAAGCGTTTGTATAGATTGTCTTCATAATCATCTAGCTTATCCTGGAGATCGGAGATCCGGGTAGTGTAGTCGGCCAGGGCCTTGCCCATAACACTGTCATATTTAAAAGCAGCAGTCAGATCAGCCGAGTATTTAGAAGTACCTGCTTTAGTCGAAAGCTTCTCCACCGCTGTTGTCATTGTAGTAGAGAGCTTATCAAATAGGCTCGTTACAGAACTGCCACTGCCTCCTTGGAAAGTTTTTATAACACTCTGAGGATCATCTGAAATGGACTGCTTGAGCTTATCTTCATCTATATACAATTTACCATTCTCATAATATTGTCCTGTCGTAATTCCATAGTTGCTTAGTTGTCCCAGTTTCTCCGTAATGGCAGATCGCATAGCAGTAAGTGTCGATTTTAATATTTCATCATTTTTTAACAGACCGCTCTTAGCCTTGGTTTCCCATGTCTCTATCTGACTGTCTGACATAGCTTCCCGTTGTTCATCAGTCAGTGGCGTATAGTCGCTATAACGTTCCTCGTTGACTTTCGTATTCAATGTACTTAGAAGACTGTTATAGTCAGAAACAAAATTCTTAATAGTGTCCAATGCGGTTGTTGCATCCGTAGTAGTTGTAACCACAGATGAACTTGTTGATTTGGAGAGCAATGTAAGCTGAACCCCATTAAGTTTGAAGCTGTTACTTGCAAAACTCATATCTGTGGAAGTTCCATTTTCTCCTGCTACCTTAATAGTGGCCGGCTTGTATGTTAAAGTACTGTTAACTCCACCAAACAGTTTCTGAAAGGTATCTCCTGAGCCGAAACTCACTTTACCTTTATCGCTGTAGGTCTTGGATGCGAATGAAAGTTTACCTGTCACTTCATCAAACTTAGCAGTTACGTCAGTACCTGAAGTACTGTTAATTTTGGAGATCGCCGCTGATATACTAAGATCGCTCGACAACGAAATCGAAACATCATTTAGTGTAATTGTGTAATTGCTGGCTTGGGCTGCACCAGTATTAAGTTTCTGCAAATCAGCAAGGGTTGAACTCGATGTTAACCGTGTGCTGCCCGATTGAGACATTGTCGCTCCGGCCGTTATCGCAGTCACGGGCTGGGCAAGCTGAGTTACTGTGATATCCATAGATATGCCATTCGCTTCGGCTGTAGCAACAGCCTTTAGAGCAGCCGTATCGCCTGAAACGACCGCTGTTTGTGTGTTCATAGCAGTTGATTTATTATAGGCGGTCAGCTTATTGCTCTTGAAATCAACTAGTTTGCTGTTAATCTCGCGGTAGTTATCTCTCTGCCATTCCATGATTTGCTTCTGTTGAGACAACTTGTCTAATGGAACTCTCTTCGCCGTCATCATATTCTTTACTATACTATCTACGTCAATACCTGATGCTATTCCACTGACACGAAGTGTCGCCATATTTATTTCCCCCTAACCTTAGACTCTTTCATCCACAATAATTCCGGCAATTTCCATCATATTCGCTACGATATCCAGTGTCTTCTCAGGAGGAATTTCGCGAATCAGTTCACCAGTTTCTTTATTGAGTACCTTGACCATGATGGCCTTCGTTTCCTTATGCACACTAACCTGCAACCTTGTTTCAGGACCTTCCATCGCTTTGAGGACTTTCTCCAGTGCTTTGACTGTCTGCTCGTCGCTTGCTGATATGGTGACACCTTGATTTTCCAGTCTTTTAAGCTGGCTAGTATTGTACACACTTTCAACAGTCCTGGTGTCAGATTCTACTGATTTAACTACCGGGTTTACTTTGGTATACTCCAAATTCGTGTTATTGTAGACACCTGAGTTTGAAAGTCGAACATCCATAATCGGCACCCTCCGCAGCATATGTTTATACTCTATTTATCGGTCTTTCAGCCCTATTATTAAGATGTATATGAAATAATCTTCCTAAAATCAGCCGTATCTACAGTTATCTATGCTACGGTAAGATTCTTATAAATAAAACAGCCGCCAAGATAATCTTGGCGGCTGTAATCTGCGCTTCACTATTGAACCAAAAATTAACGGAGCAATTGAAGAACACCTTGAGGTTGTTGGTTGGCTTGAGCCAACATCGCTTGAGCTGCCTGAGCCAAGATGGAGTTCTTGGTCTGGTCACTCATTTCCTTAGCCATGTCTACGTCACGAATACGGGATTCAGCAGCGGACAAGTTCTCGGAAGAAGTATTCAAGTTGTTGATAGTGTGCTCCAAACGGTTCTGGTAAGCCCCCAGTTTAGAACGTTCCGAAGATACAGTTGTGATAGCTTTGTCGATAGCTGTGATAGCGTTGTTAGCAGCGCCTTGGGTAGAAACGTTGATACCTTTTTGAACCTGCGCATCTGCAACGACTTTACCTCCACCAGTAACTGCGCTTGTGGAAGCCACTTGAGATTGAGTGATAGCATCAGAGTCACCAGCCGCATAAGCAGTACCAGTTGCTGTTACACTACCTTTTACAGTGTTGAAGTCAAAGTTTACTGTAGCAACGCGATCCGAAGCAGCATCACCCAATGTTACGGAAGATTGGTTGTTGTATACTTTTACTGTAGAGCCGATTGTAGTACCGCCGTTATTAGCAGAACCAAGCTGCATGTTCAAATATTCTGCAGATTGTGAAAAAGTCCATGTATCGTTAGTTGCATTTTGCGCATCAAAGGCAACAGTAAGCGATGCACCGTCAGCCAATGTAATTGCCGTACTTGTACCAGCAGTAACAGTTACTGCTGCATTAGTCCAAGTAGTACCACCATCGGTTGAGTAAGATGCTCCAGTTACATCGCCTCCAGCTGCAGACGTTGCTTTAACTTGGAAAGTTACATCCTTAGAACCGGTGTAAGTACCACCTGCTGTTCCTGTACCGCCTAACGCATTACTACCAGTAACGGTACCCGCTGCTGCCACTACCTTCGCAACGTTCAGGAAAGTACCGTTAAGACTCGAAGAAGTAGTTGTCAGAGATCCTACACCAGTGTTGGTGTTGGCGAACGTAGTAGTAGTGGTAGCACCTGCTACACCAAGGGACTGGGCATCCATCGCACTGATCGATAAACTAAGGTTTTGGTTAGCATTGGAACCGATTTGATAAGTGTTGCTAAGTCCACCAGCCAAGAGGTTCTGGGTATTGAATTCTGTAGTATTGGAAATCCGGGAGATTTCCTTAGCCAGTTGGTCAACTTCTTGTTGGATCTTTCCACGGTCATCTGCAGTGTTAGTGTCAGTTGCGGATTGAACACCCAGTTCACGCATACGTTGCAGAATGGAGTGGGTTTCGTTCAAAGCGCCTTCAGCCGTTTGAATCAAGGAGATTGCATCTTGACCGTTACGGGAAGCTTGATCCAAACCACGGATTTGACCGCGCATTTTTTCGGAAATTGCCAGACCTGCTGCATCATCACCAGCGCGGTTGATGCGAAGACCGGAAGACAGCTTCTCAATGTTCTTGCTTTGGTTAGCTGTGTTAACAGACAGTTGGCGTTGTGTGTTAAGTGAAGCAATATTGTGGTTAATAATCATTTTGTATTTCCTCCCTGAAATAAGTTGATCCACATCCATGTGGTAACACTGACTGTTAAGGTCGGCCGCCCTGCCAATCAGTGCCTACTATATATATCGTCCGCACGCAGACTTTGTTTATAGCTTTTTACACTTTTTTTAGAATTTATTTTGATTTCAGACGGCTAATAAGATCATTTAAGCTGCTGGATGCAGGCACTGCAGATTCTTTGTTGCTTTCTTTAATCGACAAATAAACCTCCTGCCGAAAAATATCGACATGTCTCGGAGCTGTAATCCCCACTTTGACAGTATCTCCATCCACGCTGAGAATGGTAATCTCAATATCCTCCTGAATAATAATCGATTCGCCCTTTTTTCGTCCAAGAAC encodes:
- the hpf gene encoding ribosome hibernation-promoting factor, HPF/YfiA family; amino-acid sequence: MQFSIRGQQIEVTDALRDYVDKKLSRLEKYFDAPPTSEGFVTLGVVRGLHTVEVTIPLAGVTLRAEDRSDDMYASIDAVVDKLERQIRKHKTKLNRKFRQEGSLKTLFVEGPPSTVAVEEQDYDDLEVVRNKRFTLKPMDVEEAILQMNMVGHNFFVFSNIDTSEVSVVYKRNDGKYGLIEQN
- a CDS encoding S-layer homology domain-containing protein, yielding MKMKKALRGLMTGLLGVTMLFGALGSVSAAPAAKDIQGHWAQNQLQDWLNKGYLQGYADGTVKPNKPITRGEYVALVNRLFGFTETASIAFKDLKSSNWAYSEVAKAVKAGYIGGYENNTFRSASPLTRQEAAVITAKLLSLDTSNTSLTFKDSAQIASWAKGAVAAAAAKNIINGYPDGTFGPKRPLTRAEAVGIIGNSAANKPSGSGNPVTPTPTPSATATPTPTPTPTSTTGGGSGGGGGGGGTTAPTVSNITYGHVGSVTADVYLTPSVTGAVYYVVAPYSSTAAVPSTLQIQNGLTSTGTAGVNYGKVAATGNTTVAFSVYGLQANTEYAAYIALSDSVGSWSAVSTLRLTTAPGGATAITELSPGSMGTVTADVYVTYGQAGGASAPVRYVVLPANAADPSAAQVAAGQNSSGVQLSAPWTGTISPAPAPGVRQTLTLSGLSAHTDYKVYVITGSGSSWSPVEILRIHTK
- a CDS encoding cold shock domain-containing protein, which produces MEGKVKWFNAEKGYGFIETADGGDVFVHFSAIQTDGFKTLDEGQSVEFDIVEGARGPQAANVIKL
- a CDS encoding flagellar protein FliT produces the protein MDKLLEELEELTQTMVSRLMDAPYEELENFVNERQNLVDAIGKEVENCQMTSEQKEVLGRIMEHDSAIVARMNAHRLEARELLQKRNQAKAQRSAYEASYAPDSILMDRKK
- the fliS gene encoding flagellar export chaperone FliS; the encoded protein is MITSPYDKYRQSSVQTSSPSQLLLMLFDGAIRFAKTGIEGIDEHDFEKVSTFLGKAQTIVNELLTTLDRKYDVAKTLAPLYEYINYLFIQSNIKKSKAEAEEAIGYLVDLRQTFAQAAKMTAGQDLQHG
- the fliD gene encoding flagellar filament capping protein FliD produces the protein MATLRVSGIASGIDVDSIVKNMMTAKRVPLDKLSQQKQIMEWQRDNYREINSKLVDFKSNKLTAYNKSTAMNTQTAVVSGDTAALKAVATAEANGISMDITVTQLAQPVTAITAGATMSQSGSTRLTSSSTLADLQKLNTGAAQASNYTITLNDVSISLSSDLSISAAISKINSTSGTDVTAKFDEVTGKLSFASKTYSDKGKVSFGSGDTFQKLFGGVNSTLTYKPATIKVAGENGTSTDMSFASNSFKLNGVQLTLLSKSTSSSVVTTTTDATTALDTIKNFVSDYNSLLSTLNTKVNEERYSDYTPLTDEQREAMSDSQIETWETKAKSGLLKNDEILKSTLTAMRSAITEKLGQLSNYGITTGQYYENGKLYIDEDKLKQSISDDPQSVIKTFQGGSGSSVTSLFDKLSTTMTTAVEKLSTKAGTSKYSADLTAAFKYDSVMGKALADYTTRISDLQDKLDDYEDNLYKRFTAMETAISQYNSQSSSLASYMSS
- a CDS encoding flagellar protein FlaG, with translation MDVRLSNSGVYNNTNLEYTKVNPVVKSVESDTRTVESVYNTSQLKRLENQGVTISASDEQTVKALEKVLKAMEGPETRLQVSVHKETKAIMVKVLNKETGELIREIPPEKTLDIVANMMEIAGIIVDERV
- a CDS encoding flagellin N-terminal helical domain-containing protein; protein product: MDVDQLISGRKYKMIINHNIASLNTQRQLSVNTANQSKNIEKLSSGLRINRAGDDAAGLAISEKMRGQIRGLDQASRNGQDAISLIQTAEGALNETHSILQRMRELGVQSATDTNTADDRGKIQQEVDQLAKEISRISNTTEFNTQNLLAGGLSNTYQIGSNANQNLSLSISAMDAQSLGVAGATTTTTFANTNTGVGSLTTTSSSLNGTFLNVAKVVAAAGTVTGSNALGGTGTAGGTYTGSKDVTFQVKATSAAGGDVTGASYSTDGGTTWTNAAVTVTAGTSTAITLADGASLTVAFDAQNATNDTWTFSQSAEYLNMQLGSANNGGTTIGSTVKVYNNQSSVTLGDAASDRVATVNFDFNTVKGSVTATGTAYAAGDSDAITQSQVASTSAVTGGGKVVADAQVQKGINVSTQGAANNAITAIDKAITTVSSERSKLGAYQNRLEHTINNLNTSSENLSAAESRIRDVDMAKEMSDQTKNSILAQAAQAMLAQANQQPQGVLQLLR
- the csrA gene encoding carbon storage regulator CsrA, whose protein sequence is MLVLGRKKGESIIIQEDIEITILSVDGDTVKVGITAPRHVDIFRQEVYLSIKESNKESAVPASSSLNDLISRLKSK